The sequence TTTTTTTTTAATATTTATCTAATAAATTTAAAAATAAATTATCTTTTTGATTGTAAAATTTTTTATAAAACTTTTTTGAAAATTTAATATTTTTTTTAAGTTTTTAAAACTTTTTTTAAATTAGTTTGTATTCTTTAACTAAAACTAAAAAAAATTTTATTTTTTGAAAACATTTTTTTATTTGTTATTGTAAATTTTTCACAAAATTAAAAAACTATTTTTAAACTCTATAAACAATAATCATCAAATAATTATTGTTTTATTAAATATAAAAAAATAAATAAAAAAATTTTAACTAAAAAAAATATTTTTTAAAAATTATTAACTATTAGAAAAAATTTTTTTTAAATCTTTATTTAAAAAAAATAAAAAAAACTTATTTTATTTCTTCATATATAGATTTCATTTCAATCATATGTTTTCTTAATTTTTTTCCAATAATTTCAACAGGATGTTGAGATATTTCATTATTTATTTTATGTAAATTAAAATTATCTATTTCAATATCTAGAACACTATTTCCTAAATCTCCATATTTCAATTCTTTTGTAATTTTTTTTAAAATTGGAATTGCTTTTTCACTAAAAAGATAATTTCCATACTCTGCAGTATCAGATATAACTAAATTCATTTCATATAATCTTTTTCTTGCAATTGTATTTGCAATTAATGGTAGTTCATGCAAAGATTCATAATAAGCTGATTCTGAAAGAATTCCTGTTTCTACCATTATTTCAAAAGATAATTCTACACCTGCCTTAACAAGGGCTAACATAAAAGTACAATTTTCAAAATAATTCGATTCTGATATAGTACCCCGATAAGATTTAGCATTTTCAAAATTAGAATTTTTTGTTTTTTCTCTTGATAAGAGTAAATATTTATCTTTATTATTCCAATCTTTTATCATTTTTTTAGAAAAAGATCCTTCAATTATTTTATCCATATGATCTCTAAACAAGGGTTTGAAAAATTTTTTTATTTTTTTAGATAATTCACATATTCTAATTTTTGAAGAATTTGTAGTACGATCCAACATCAAAGTAATACCACCAAACTTTAAAGATTCAGTGATAGCTTGCCATCCATATTGAACTAATTGACATGCATAAGAAGGATCGTGTCCTTGTTCAACTAAATAATCAAAACATACTAAACTTCCCGATTGTAACATTCCACATAAAATTGTTTGTTCTCCCATTAAATCTGATTTAACTTCAGCTGAGAAAGAGGAAATCAATACTCCAGCTCTATGACTTCCTAAAGCATAAGCCCATGCTTTTGCTATTTCTTCCCCGTTTTTCTTAATATTATTTTCACTATGTACAGCTATTAACGTAGGTACTCCAAAACCTCTTTTGTATTCTTCTCTTACTTCTGTTCCAGGACATTTTGGAGCTACCATAATTACAGTAATGTCTGAACGAATTTTTTCACCCATTTCTATGATATTAAATCCATGAGAGTAACCCAAACACGATCCTTTTTTCATTAAACTCTGTATATTTTTAATAACATTTGAATGTTGTTTATCCGGGGTTAAATTAATAACTACATCAGCGTTTGGTATAAGATTTTGATAACAATCTACTAAAAAACCAAATTTTGTAGCTTTTTCCCAAGAATTATTTTTATTTTCAATTGATTTTTTTTTAAGTGCAAAAGAAACATCTAATCCAGAATCTCTCAAATTTAAACCTTGGTTTAAACCCTGAGAACCAGCTCCTATAATAACAATTTTTTTTCCTTTTAGATAATTACAACCATTTAAAAATTCTTTTTTATCAATAAAACGACATTTTTGTAATTCTATTAATTTATTTCTAAAATTTAAAGTATTGAAATAATTTTTCATAATTTTCTCAAATAATATTTAAAAAATACGACTTAATAAAAAAATATTGATTAAAAATTAAAAATTTTCTAAAAATTTGTTTAATTTTTTAACATCTCTTACAGCTCCATTATCAGCACTAGTAACTAATGAAGAATAAATTTTTAGTGAATTAGAAATAATTCTTTTCTTCCTATTTGGAAAATATGAATTATTTTTCTTGGAATCTTCTTGTTTTTTTCTATCTAAGAATTCTTTTTTTGAAATTTCTAAATTTAAAATTCTGTTTGGAATGTCAATTTTAATTAAATCTCCATCTCTTATTAAAGCAATTTCCCCGCCATCAGCAGCTTCTGGAGAAACATGTCCAATAGATATTCCAGATGTTCCTCCTGAAAATCTTCCGTCAGTAATTAAAGCGCAATATTGATCTAATTTCATAGATTTTAAATAAGTAGTAGGATATAACATTTCTTGCATTCCAGGACCACCCTTAGGTCCCTCGTAACGTATAACGATTACATCTCCAAATTTGATTTTATGATTTAATATAGCATACACAGCATCTTCTTGAGAGTCGTATACTTTAGACTTTCCTATAAAAAAATAATTATTCTTTTTTATAGCAGCTGTTTTTACGATACAACCATTTTTTGCTATATTTCCAAATAAAATTGCCAAACCACCTTCTTTGCTATATGAATTCTTAACAGAACGTATACATCCTTTTTTAACATCATTATCTAATGATTTCCATTTAAATTTTTGAGAAAATGGAATTATCGTTCTATAACCTCCTGGACCAGATAAAAACATATCAATTACATTTTTGTTTTTTGTTTGAGAAATATCATATATTTTTAGAGTTTCTTTTAAAGTCATTCCCAAAATATTTTTAACAGAAGTATCAATTAAATTTTCTTTGTTTAATTCACCTAAAATACGAATAACTCCTCCAGCTCTATGCATATCTTCCATATGAAATTTTTTACTACTAGGAGCAATTTTACAAATGTGTGGAATTTTTTTAGATAAATGATCTATGTCAGAAAAATTAAAATCTATTTTACCCTCTTTTGCAGCAGCTAATAAATGTAAAACAGTATTAGTTGAACCACCCATTGCAATATCAACTTTCATTGCATTTTCAAATGAAGACTTGCATGCTATATTTCTAGGTAAAACTTTCGAATTATTTTCTTTGTACCAAGATTTAGTTAATTGAACAATAATTTGACCTGCTTGTAAAAATAATTTTTTTCTATTTTCATGTGTAGCTAATAATGTTCCGTTTCCAGGTAATGATAATCCCATTACTTCAGTCAAACAATTCATTGAATTAGCAGTAAACAACCCTGAACAAGATCCACAAGTAGGACATGCAGAATCTTCCATTTCAGAAATATCATTGTCATTTGCAGTATAATTTGCACTTATTTCAATTGCATCAACTAAATTGATTTTTTTTGATTTATTTTTTTGTAATCCAGCTTCCATAGGACCACCGGAAACAAATACAGTTGGAATATTCAATCGTAATGAAGCCATTAACATTCCAGGAGTAATTTTATCACAATTCGATATACAAACCATAGCATCTACACAGTGTGCATTAATCATGTATTCTACTGAATCTGCAATTAACTCTCTAGATGGTAGTGAATACATCATACCTGAATGACCCATAGCAATTCCATCATCAATAGCTATTGTATTAAATTCTTTAGCAACACCTCCGCAAATTTTTATTTCATTCGATACTAATGAACCTAGTTTTTTTAAATGAATGTGACCAGGGACAAATTCAGTAAAAGAATTTACAACAGCTATAATTGGTTTTGTAAAATCTGAATCTTTCATCCCTGTGGCTTTCCATAATGCCCTCGCTCCAGTCATATTTTTTCCATGTGTAGTAGTAAAAGATCTATATCTTGGCATTTTCCCTCATTATTATTCTTTGTTGGAAAATATATAACGACTATCTGATATAAGAATTGAAATAAAAGATTTCTTGTAAAGAAGTAAAAAAACTATTTTTTTTTATTAAAGATATTAATTTAAGTAAATTAATAAAAAAAATATTTTTTTTATATATTTAAAAAAATCACTTTTATTTTTTTTGAATTAAAAAAGGATAAGAATCACATTAATATCAGGGACAGAGGGAATTGAACCCCCAACCTTCGGTTTTGGAGACCGAAACTCTTCCTATTGAGCTATGTCCCTATTAATTTTTAAAGTTTTTAAAATTTGTTGATTTATAATATAATGATTACGTAAAAGAATGCAACAACAAATTATCTTTGAAGAAATTATTTAACTAAATTTAATCAAAATATCTTTTTAAATTAATACTTCGCTATATTTTATAAAAACAGGAGAAAACATTGAGTTATAAAAATCCAATCTACTTAGATTATGCAGCAACAACACCTATGGATCCATTAATAGTAAAAAAAATGGTAAAATATTTAACTTTAGAAGGAGATTTTGGAAATGCATCATCACGTTCTCATATATTAGGATGGAGAGCCGAAGAGTCTGTTGAAGAAGCAAGAAACAATATAGCTGAATTAATCAATGCAGATTCTAGAGAAATAATATTTACTTCTGGAGCTACAGAATCTAATAATTTAGCTATTAAAGGATATTGTGATTTTTATCAAAAAAAAGGAAAACATATCATAACAAGTAATACAGAACATAAATCTGTATTAGATACTTGTAGATTTTTAGAAAAAAATAATTTTAAAGTAACATATATCGATCCTGATTCCGATGGTTTAATCAATCCTAAAAAAATAGAAGAAAAAATCTCAAAAGAAACAATTCTTGTTTCGATTATGTTTGTAAATAACGAAACAGGAATAATACAAAATATAGATGCAATATCAAATATATGTAATAAAAAAAATATTGTGTTGCATGTTGATGCAACTCAAGCTATAGGTAAAATTACTATTAATTTAAAGGAAATAAAAATTGGATTAATGTCTTTTTCAGGCCATAAATTATATGGACCTAAGGGAATTGGAGCTCTTTATATAAATCGTCGTAGTCCTAGAATACGTTTATCAGCTCAAATTCATGGAGGTGGTCATGAAAGAGGGATTCGATCTGGAACTTTACCTGTTCATCAAATTGTAGGAATGGGAGAAGCTTTCCGATTTGCAAAAATTAATTTTTCTATGGAATATGAAAAACTAACTTTTCTAAAAAATAGATTATGGGATGGTTTAAAAAACATAGAAGAAGTTTATTTAAATGGAAAATTTAAAAATACTTCTCCTCATATTTTAAATGTAAGTTTTAATTACGTAGAAGGAGAATCTTTGATTATGGCTCTAAAAAATTTAGCTGTTTCTTCTGGTTCAGCTTGTACTTCTACTAGTTTAGAACCTTCTTATGTTTTACGATCTATGGGAGTAAAAGATGAACTTGCTCATAGTTCGATTAGGTTTTCTATCGGTAAATTTACTACTGAAGAAGAAATTGATTACACAATTAAATCAGTTCATTCTGCAATTATCCGTTTGCGTAAGTTGTCTCCATTGTGGGAAATGTTTAAATCAGGAATAGATCTAAAATCAATAAAATGGAATAAATAAATTATAATTAATTAATTTAGGAAAAAAAATGTCATATAGTAAGAAAGTAATAGATCACTATGAAAACCCTAGAAATGTAGGATCTTTTTCAGAAGAAGATATTAATTCAAATAAAGATATAAGTATTGGAAATGGTTTGGTAGGTTCACCATCTTGTGGTGATGTTATGAAATTACAAATTAAAGTCAACGATGAAGGAATAATTGAAGATGCAAAATTTAAAACATACGGATGTGGTTCAGCTATTGCTGCTAGTTCATTAGTTACTGAATTAGTAAAAGGAAAATCTTTAAAAGAAGCTAAAAATATAAAAAATGTTAATATAGCACAAGAATTAGAATTACCTCCTGTTAAAATACATTGTTCCATTTTAGCAGAAGATGCAATTAAAGCAGCG comes from Buchnera aphidicola (Tetraneura ulmi) and encodes:
- the ilvC gene encoding ketol-acid reductoisomerase — protein: MKNYFNTLNFRNKLIELQKCRFIDKKEFLNGCNYLKGKKIVIIGAGSQGLNQGLNLRDSGLDVSFALKKKSIENKNNSWEKATKFGFLVDCYQNLIPNADVVINLTPDKQHSNVIKNIQSLMKKGSCLGYSHGFNIIEMGEKIRSDITVIMVAPKCPGTEVREEYKRGFGVPTLIAVHSENNIKKNGEEIAKAWAYALGSHRAGVLISSFSAEVKSDLMGEQTILCGMLQSGSLVCFDYLVEQGHDPSYACQLVQYGWQAITESLKFGGITLMLDRTTNSSKIRICELSKKIKKFFKPLFRDHMDKIIEGSFSKKMIKDWNNKDKYLLLSREKTKNSNFENAKSYRGTISESNYFENCTFMLALVKAGVELSFEIMVETGILSESAYYESLHELPLIANTIARKRLYEMNLVISDTAEYGNYLFSEKAIPILKKITKELKYGDLGNSVLDIEIDNFNLHKINNEISQHPVEIIGKKLRKHMIEMKSIYEEIK
- the ilvD gene encoding dihydroxy-acid dehydratase, which gives rise to MPRYRSFTTTHGKNMTGARALWKATGMKDSDFTKPIIAVVNSFTEFVPGHIHLKKLGSLVSNEIKICGGVAKEFNTIAIDDGIAMGHSGMMYSLPSRELIADSVEYMINAHCVDAMVCISNCDKITPGMLMASLRLNIPTVFVSGGPMEAGLQKNKSKKINLVDAIEISANYTANDNDISEMEDSACPTCGSCSGLFTANSMNCLTEVMGLSLPGNGTLLATHENRKKLFLQAGQIIVQLTKSWYKENNSKVLPRNIACKSSFENAMKVDIAMGGSTNTVLHLLAAAKEGKIDFNFSDIDHLSKKIPHICKIAPSSKKFHMEDMHRAGGVIRILGELNKENLIDTSVKNILGMTLKETLKIYDISQTKNKNVIDMFLSGPGGYRTIIPFSQKFKWKSLDNDVKKGCIRSVKNSYSKEGGLAILFGNIAKNGCIVKTAAIKKNNYFFIGKSKVYDSQEDAVYAILNHKIKFGDVIVIRYEGPKGGPGMQEMLYPTTYLKSMKLDQYCALITDGRFSGGTSGISIGHVSPEAADGGEIALIRDGDLIKIDIPNRILNLEISKKEFLDRKKQEDSKKNNSYFPNRKKRIISNSLKIYSSLVTSADNGAVRDVKKLNKFLENF
- a CDS encoding IscS subfamily cysteine desulfurase — its product is MSYKNPIYLDYAATTPMDPLIVKKMVKYLTLEGDFGNASSRSHILGWRAEESVEEARNNIAELINADSREIIFTSGATESNNLAIKGYCDFYQKKGKHIITSNTEHKSVLDTCRFLEKNNFKVTYIDPDSDGLINPKKIEEKISKETILVSIMFVNNETGIIQNIDAISNICNKKNIVLHVDATQAIGKITINLKEIKIGLMSFSGHKLYGPKGIGALYINRRSPRIRLSAQIHGGGHERGIRSGTLPVHQIVGMGEAFRFAKINFSMEYEKLTFLKNRLWDGLKNIEEVYLNGKFKNTSPHILNVSFNYVEGESLIMALKNLAVSSGSACTSTSLEPSYVLRSMGVKDELAHSSIRFSIGKFTTEEEIDYTIKSVHSAIIRLRKLSPLWEMFKSGIDLKSIKWNK
- the iscU gene encoding Fe-S cluster assembly scaffold IscU, with the protein product MSYSKKVIDHYENPRNVGSFSEEDINSNKDISIGNGLVGSPSCGDVMKLQIKVNDEGIIEDAKFKTYGCGSAIAASSLVTELVKGKSLKEAKNIKNVNIAQELELPPVKIHCSILAEDAIKAAILDYKNKKIKQNQQFDSKS